A stretch of DNA from Streptomyces gobiensis:
GCGACAAGCCGCCGCACAGTCTTACGGTCTACGCCGCCGGCACGGGCCCGCGTGACTGGGAGCCCCCGGAGCCGCCTGAGGATGAGGATCGCTTCATCCCCCCGGAGCCCCCGCCGCTTCCGCAGACCGACGCCGTCACCAAGTTCGCCTGGCTCGCCGTCCTCGGCGGTCCAGCCCTGCTCTTCGGCACGGTCCTCTTCCAGCAGGAGATGACCTGGTGGATCACCACCCTGGGCATCGGCGGTTTCCTGGGCGGCTTCGGCACACTGATCGCCCGTATGCGGGACGACCGGGATGACGACGATTTCGGGGATCCGGGCAGAGGCGCGGTCGTATAGGGCAGCTCGCGGCCGCCGTTCACTGCCGGGATCGGGCAATGCGCCCGGCCCCGGCGACGCGCGACCATTCCCTCAGTCGGCACCACTGACCAACGACTGACTCATGGGGGAAAGAGCATGCTGGAACTATTGCTGATCTTCAGCGCCGTGGCACTGCTGACCGGTGGTCTGATCGCTACGGACTCCCGGCGGGGATCCGCAGCGCGGCCAGGACCGGAAGGTGGTCGGTCGCCGCGCGGAGGTCGGGCCAGGTGATGCCCGGCAGTCCGATGGGCACACCACAGCCCAGGACCTCAAGCGGGGGTTTGGCGAGGACCGCGTCAATACGCTGATGGGGTCTGACCGGCTCCGAGGTGTGTTCAGCGCCCCAGGGCTTGACCGCCCAGCCGTCCTGGAGCCCGGCCGTGAGGCGTGTGAAGGAACGGCCGCCCGGGGGTTCGTTGAGGTCCCCGGCGGCCACCGCACACAGCGGGTCGGTCGCCGCCAGCCGGTCCAGCAGCATGCCCGCCTGGGCGTAGCGCTCATCCTCCGACAGGCTCAGATGGCAACTGATGACCGAGAGCCGAGCAGTGTCGCCGAAGCGCAGGACGGCGGTGGCGAAACCGCGGCGGTGCAGTCCGGGGGTCTGGGGCAGCAGCACATCCTGGGTGCGCTCGATCGTGGCGCGCAGTGAGGACAGGATCATCGTCCCATTGGCGGTGGCGCCGCCGGTGACATAGACGAGTTCGGAGAGCCGGGCGAGCCGGGCCGCATGCTTGCGCCAGCGGAAAAACCGCGGCGCCTCCTGAACACAGACGACATCGGGGGCGCACGCCCGGATGATCCGGACGAGCGCCCCCACATCGTCCCGCATGGAGCGGATGTTGTAGCTGAGCAGGCGGACCACGGCGGAACCATCGGCATCGGTGCGAGATGCGGGCAGGTCCGCGAGCGTCGTCATGCTCTTACGTTAGGGGCTCAGCCCTGTCGTGCGAGGTCGGCCGCACCAACTAGTCCGGCCTTACCGCCGAGTTGGGCACCGAGCACCTGGGCGTGCGGGCGCCACTGGCTGCCGACGAGCCAGCGGCGGAAGGACTTACGGATCGGGTCGAGGACCAGATCACCCTCGTCCGAGACGCCGCCGCCGACGATAAAGGCGGACGGGTCGAACAGCGTGGCCAGGTCGGCCAGGCCCGCGCCCGCCCAGCGGGCCAGCTCGCGGAAGGAGTCGACGGCGACCGGGTCGCCCTGGCGGGCGGCCTGGCTGACGTGCTTGCCCTGGATGCCCCCGGGGGTGCCGTCACCGAAGGACAGCAGAATCCCGGCGGCTTCGGGGGTGGCGGCGGCGCGCTGCCGGGCGTAGCGAACCAGCGCGCGCCCGGAGGCGTACTGCTCCCAGCAGCCCTGGCTGCCGCAGCCGCACAGCAGGCCGTCCGGGACGACCCGGATATGGCCGAACTCAGCGGCGACACCGAAGCGGCCGCGGTGCAGCTTGCCGCCGATGATGATGCCGCCGCCCAGACCGGTGCCGAGCGTGATGCATACGACGTCGTCGTGGCCCGACCCCGCGCCGAAGCGGTACTCGCCCCAGGCCGCGGCGTTGGCGTCGTTCTCGACGATGACGGGCAGCCCGACGCGCTGCTCGACCTTGTCCTTGAGTGCTTCGTTCCGCCAGTCGATATTGGGCGCGAAGAGCACCGTGGCGCGCTTGTCGTCCACATATCCGGCGGCGCCGATGCCGACCGCCTCGACCTCGTGCTCAGCGCTGACCGTACGGACCGCGTCCGCGATGGCGTCCACGACGCCCTCAGCGGTGTGCGGAGTCGGCACCTTGCAGGTCTCGAGGATCGATCCCTCCTCGTCGACCACGCCAGCCGCGATCTTTGTGCCGCCGATGTCGACGCCGATGGTGAGTCCCATGTGTCCCTCAGTTATTCGGTCGAGCCCCGCTGTGCTTAACCGTACCGGAGGGGTATGGGCCTGGGCGGCCGGTGGCGTCCGACGCTCAGTCCAGATCGATCCGTTCCGACCCGGAAGGGCCATCACCGTCGTCGCCCTGGTCCCGCGGTTCCCGGGGCTCCGGCGCCCGGCGTGCTTCGTCCTTGGTCCAGCGCTGCTCATGTCCCTCGACGGCGGCGCGGTAGGCGGCGAGCAGCTCGGAGCCGGCGGCGGCGAGGTGCCCGAAGACCTCGGGGTTGCGCTCGACGAACGGCTGCGCGACCGACTTGGCGTCCTCGGCCAGCTGCCGGGCCAGCTTCTCGGCGTTTTCCGCGGCGGCCTGCCCGGCCGCCTTCCCGGCGGCTCCAGTCAGCGGTCCGGCGATGTCGGCGAGCTTCTCGGCGACGGTGTCCACGAGCTTGCGCAACTCCTCGCCCGCGCTGCCGGGCGGGGCACCGTACTGCTCGCGGCGGCGTGCCTGCTCGGCAGCGAGGTCCTCGGCACAGGCGGCGGCCCAGGCGTCGGCTTCCGGCTCAGTGGCATCGCTCATAGCTGACTCCTGCGGAGGCGAGAGAGCTTTCCTCTGACCCTACCGGTCACCGGGGCACCGGCCACAGACCGGGGTCCGGGACGAAGCGGACCGCCAGCTCCCCCTCGGCCAGCCGCGCCCCGGCGACGGTACACCGCCGCAGCGCCCCGTCCAGCGGCAGCGCCCGCCGGAACGGCCCAGCGGTGACGATCACTTCGTCCCCGCGCCGTACCAGGGAGAGCTGTTCCTTGACCGCCCCGGGCAGCGGCAGCCGCCAGACCAGCTCCGCGTCCTGGGCGAGCCGGTCCTCGACCCATGGCACGGGACGGGCCGCCGGGGCGCCGGGTACGGGTGCGCCCAGCCCCGCCAGCTCGGCGGCGTCACGCGGCGCCCGGCCCAGATTCGGCAGCTCCCGGAGCGGTACGGGGCCCAGGGCGTCCCGTATCTCCTTGCAGGCGGTCTGCTGCTCGCCGGAGAACCCGGCCAGCCAGGGATCGCAGGAGCCGGTCGGCAGCGTCCGGTTGGCGATGACCACATCGAGCGGCAAGCCGTGCAGGGCGAGCCCGGCGCGGGCGCTGTCCACCGTCCGGGCGGTGGCCGGTCCCGGGTCGACGACCAGCCGTACCGAGGTGCCGGGGGCTTCGATGACGCGCTGTACGGCGGCCAGCTCCCGCTGCCACCGCTCGGCGGTCTCGTACAGCCACCGCGCGGGCATCGGTACCCCGGCCAGCTGCGCCAGCACCGGGCGCAGGGCCCGGGCCGCCTGCCGCTCGGCGGGCACGAGCCGCTGGAGGTACCGGCGCAGCTGCTCGGGCAGCCCGAGCAGCCGGATGGCGTCCTGGACGGGCGGCAGGTCGACTACGACCGTCTCCCACGCCCCGTTCTCGTAAGCGCTGCGCAGCGCGTGCAGCGTGGCGAAGGCCTCCGCGCCCGGCAGCTCGGTCAGCTCATCGGTGTCGAGGGGCCGTGCCCCGAGCATGTCCAGCGCACCCTGGCTGCGTTCCTGCAGTGCGGCGGCCTGGCTACGGAAGTGCTCGCCGGAGTCGATATGGATGACCGGGAGCTCCGGGGCGGCCAACTCCGCCGCACCCTTCCGGTCCGCGCTGAGCAGCACGGTGCGCCGACCGTGCTCGGCTGCCGCCTGGGCTGTCGCGGCGGCCACGGTCGTCCGGCCGGCACCGGCCGCTCCGGTGACCAGGACCGTGCGCGGCGGTTGGGCTCTGGCGGGGTCTTCGTCCGGCACGTCAGCGGCTGGCACGTCAGCGCCTGGCACGTCAGCCTTTGCCGGCCGCGTCGCCGGATTCGACGCGCTTCTTCAGGCCGTCCAGGGCCCGGTCGATGATGACCTTCTCCGCCTTGCGCTTGATCATGCCAAGCATGGGGATCTTGACATCGACGGTGAGCTGGTAGGTGACCTCGGTGCGCTCGCCGCCGCTCAGCGGGGCGAGGTGATAGGAGCCGTCGAGGGCGCGGAGCATCTGGGACTTCACCAGGGACCAGCGGACCTCATGGGCACCGACCCACTCGTAGCTGAGGGTGTGCTCATCCTTGATGGCCCCGGCGTCCAGCAGCAGCCGGACCTTCTCAGCGCGGCCCTGGTCGTCGGTGGAGACCACCTCGGCCTCCTTGACCTCGCCGGTCCACTCCGGATAGCGGGCGAAGTCGGCAATCACCCCCATGACTTCGGCCGGTGCCGCGTCAATGGTGATGCTCGACCTGGTGTGTTCCGCCATCGCTGTGGCTCCTCCGATGACCCGTATGCCGCCTGGCTTGCGCTGGAAGGCTACCGCGCCGTCGCGGGGCAGCCGTCACCACTCCAGGGCATAAGGGGTGCCGGTGGCGTTGAAGTGGCCAACGTTGACGCATTCCGTCACACCGATGCGCATCCGCTGGGCAAGTGGCTGATGGACATGGCCAAAGAGGGCATAGCGCGGGCGCACCGCGTGGATGGCCTCCAGCAGCGCCGCGCTGCCGCGTTCGAAGCGGCGGGCGACGGTGTCGTAGCAGAGCTCGGGCACCTCGGGCGGGATGTGTGAGCACAGCACATCGACCTCGCCCAGGGCGGCGACTTTCGCTGCGTAGGTCTCGTCGTCGATCTCGTACGGGGTGTTCATCTGAGTGCGCAGTCCGCCGCCGACGAACCCGACGACCAGCCCGCCGATGTCCACCGTCTGCCCGTCCAGGACAGTGGTGCCAGGACCGGCGTATTCAGGCCACAGTTGCGGGATATCGACATTGCCGTAGGTGGCGTACGTCGGGGTCGGGAACGCGGCGAAGAGCTCGGCGTACTGCCGGCGCACCGCGGTGTCGATCGCGGCGGCCTGGTCCACGCCCGCCCACAGTTGCCGGGAGAACTCGCGGGCCTCCGCAAAACGGCGGGCGGTGCGCAGCGCGACGACGCGGTCGGCGGCCTCGACTCCGAAGAGCTCCGGGAAGATGCCGCGTGAGTGGTCCGCGTAGTCGAGGAAGAGGACCAGGTCTCCCAGGCAGATCAGCGCGTCCGCGCCCGCACCAGCCTTGGCGAGGTCCTGACTGTTGCCGTGCACATCACTTACTACGTGAATCCGCGTACCTCGCATGCGCCTACCCTAGATCGTCGGCGGTCCGCCGGGGAGGGGGCGTCGACCTGCGGTTACTTCTCGGTTACGGAGCGCTTGGGTTAAGGTTCGGGGTGCGCGACGCCAGGCGTGTGACACAGCGAACATCTCTGCTTCACCCCCTATCCGGACAGCCATACCGGTGGGTAACGTCCGGGCCGTCCAAGTCAAGATCTGATGATCTTGGAGCGAGCCAACGGAGGCCGACCCACAGCGGCCCCTGTTCCGGCGCCAATGAGGAGCAGCAGTCTTGCGCGAGTTCAGCCTTCCGGCTCTGTACGAGGTCCCCGCGGACGGAAACCTGACCGATCTGATCCGCCGGAACGCCGCTCAGCATCCCGATGTCGCGGTCATCGCCCGCAAGGATCCACGGGACGGCACCCACTGGCAGGATCTGACCGCGGCCGAGTTCCTGTCCGAGGTGCAGGCGGTGGCCAAAGGACTGATCGCCGCCGGTATCCAGCCAGGTGACCGGATCGGCCTGATGTCCCGCACCCGCTATGAGTGGACGCTGCTGGACTTCGCGGTCTGGAGCGCGGGCGGGGTCACCGTGCCGGTGTACGAGACCAGCTCACCGGAGCAGATCGCCTGGATCCTGGGTGACTCGGGCGTGGTCGGCGCCTTCGTGGAGACCGAGGAGCACGCCGACGCCCTACGGTCCGTACGGGACCGACTGCCGGACCTCAAGGACATCTGGACCATCGAGGACGACGCGGTCGCCGGACTGTCAGCCGCCGGTGCGGAGATCACCGACGCGGCCCTGGACGAACGCGGTTCCCTCGCCAACGCCGACTCCCCGGCCACCATCGTCTACACCTCGGGTACCACGGGCCGCCCCAAGGGCTGTGTGCTGAGCCACCGCTCGTTCTTCGCCGTCTGCGGCAATGTGGTCGAACGGCTCAAGCCCGTGTTCCGCACAGGCGAGAGCTCGGTGCTGCTCTTCCTGCCCATCGCGCATGTCTTCGGGCGGTTTGTGCAGAACGCGGCGGTCATGGCGCCGATCCGGCTGGGCCTGGTCGGTGATATCCAGAATCTCACCGACGACCTCGCCAGCTTCCGGCCGTCCCTGATCCTGGGCGTGCCCCGGGTCTTTGAGAAGGTCTTCAACTCAGCGCGGGCGAAGGCACAAGCCGACGGCAAGGGCAAGATCTTCGACAAGGCCGCGGATACCGCGATCGCGTACAGCAGGTCGCTGGACACCGGCTCAGGCCCGTCGCTCGGGCTGAGGCTCAAGCACAAGCTCTTCGACAAGCTCGTCTACGGCAAGCTGCGCGCGGTACTCGGCGGCCGAACCACCCACGCCATCTCCGGCGGCGCTCCGCTGGGCGAGCGCCTTGGCCACTTCTACCGGGGCATCGGCTTCACCGTGCTGGAGGGCTACGGTCTGACGGAGACCTGCGCGCCGACCGCGTTCAACCCCTGGGACCGGCAGAAGATCGGCACAGTCGGCCAGCCGCTGCCGGGATCGGTCCTCCGTATCGCCGACGACGGTGAGGTGCTGGTGCACGGCGATCACCTCTTCACCGGCTACTGGAACAACGAGGCGGCGACCAAGGAAGCCATCGTCGACGGCTGGTTCCACACCGGTGACATCGGCACCCTGGACGAGGACGGCTATCTCGCCATCACCGGCCGTAAGAAGGAGATCCTGGTGACAGCGGGCGGCAAGAACGTCGCTCCGGCGGTCATCGAGGACCGTATCCGTGGGCACGCGCTGATCGCCGAGTGCATGGTGGTCGGCGATGGGCGCCCTTTTGTGGGGGCGCTGATCACCCTGGATGAGGAGTTTCTGCCCCGCTGGGCGGAGGAGCACGGCAAGTCCGGGCTCTCGCGCGCGGATCTGCTGGCCGACGCGGATCTGCTGGCCGCCGTACAGCGGGCGGTGGATGACGGTAACGCGGCGGTGTCGCGGGCCGAGTCGGTGCGGAAGTTCCAGGTGCTGCCTACGCAGTTCACCGAGGAGTCGGGGCACATTACGCCTTCGCTGAAGCTGAAGCGGAACGTTGTGGCGAAGGACTTCGCCCCCGAAATAGAGTCCCTGTACGCCTGACCGCCAACTGCGGTGGCTTTCCCCTAACCACCCCTTCCCGAAACTGTGGGCTACCGCCCCCAGACCCCCACGGTCACTCGGGCCGCCCGAGGGGCGGCACGGGTGGGCACAACACCGCCCACCGGCCCGCACCCGCCCACCCCCGGGCCCGGGGCAAAGC
This window harbors:
- a CDS encoding AMP-dependent synthetase/ligase, coding for MREFSLPALYEVPADGNLTDLIRRNAAQHPDVAVIARKDPRDGTHWQDLTAAEFLSEVQAVAKGLIAAGIQPGDRIGLMSRTRYEWTLLDFAVWSAGGVTVPVYETSSPEQIAWILGDSGVVGAFVETEEHADALRSVRDRLPDLKDIWTIEDDAVAGLSAAGAEITDAALDERGSLANADSPATIVYTSGTTGRPKGCVLSHRSFFAVCGNVVERLKPVFRTGESSVLLFLPIAHVFGRFVQNAAVMAPIRLGLVGDIQNLTDDLASFRPSLILGVPRVFEKVFNSARAKAQADGKGKIFDKAADTAIAYSRSLDTGSGPSLGLRLKHKLFDKLVYGKLRAVLGGRTTHAISGGAPLGERLGHFYRGIGFTVLEGYGLTETCAPTAFNPWDRQKIGTVGQPLPGSVLRIADDGEVLVHGDHLFTGYWNNEAATKEAIVDGWFHTGDIGTLDEDGYLAITGRKKEILVTAGGKNVAPAVIEDRIRGHALIAECMVVGDGRPFVGALITLDEEFLPRWAEEHGKSGLSRADLLADADLLAAVQRAVDDGNAAVSRAESVRKFQVLPTQFTEESGHITPSLKLKRNVVAKDFAPEIESLYA
- a CDS encoding endonuclease/exonuclease/phosphatase family protein produces the protein MTTLADLPASRTDADGSAVVRLLSYNIRSMRDDVGALVRIIRACAPDVVCVQEAPRFFRWRKHAARLARLSELVYVTGGATANGTMILSSLRATIERTQDVLLPQTPGLHRRGFATAVLRFGDTARLSVISCHLSLSEDERYAQAGMLLDRLAATDPLCAVAAGDLNEPPGGRSFTRLTAGLQDGWAVKPWGAEHTSEPVRPHQRIDAVLAKPPLEVLGCGVPIGLPGITWPDLRAATDHLPVLAALRIPAGSP
- a CDS encoding DUF5304 family protein — encoded protein: MSDATEPEADAWAAACAEDLAAEQARRREQYGAPPGSAGEELRKLVDTVAEKLADIAGPLTGAAGKAAGQAAAENAEKLARQLAEDAKSVAQPFVERNPEVFGHLAAAGSELLAAYRAAVEGHEQRWTKDEARRAPEPREPRDQGDDGDGPSGSERIDLD
- a CDS encoding ROK family glucokinase, producing the protein MGLTIGVDIGGTKIAAGVVDEEGSILETCKVPTPHTAEGVVDAIADAVRTVSAEHEVEAVGIGAAGYVDDKRATVLFAPNIDWRNEALKDKVEQRVGLPVIVENDANAAAWGEYRFGAGSGHDDVVCITLGTGLGGGIIIGGKLHRGRFGVAAEFGHIRVVPDGLLCGCGSQGCWEQYASGRALVRYARQRAAATPEAAGILLSFGDGTPGGIQGKHVSQAARQGDPVAVDSFRELARWAGAGLADLATLFDPSAFIVGGGVSDEGDLVLDPIRKSFRRWLVGSQWRPHAQVLGAQLGGKAGLVGAADLARQG
- a CDS encoding ArsA family ATPase, coding for MPAADVPDEDPARAQPPRTVLVTGAAGAGRTTVAAATAQAAAEHGRRTVLLSADRKGAAELAAPELPVIHIDSGEHFRSQAAALQERSQGALDMLGARPLDTDELTELPGAEAFATLHALRSAYENGAWETVVVDLPPVQDAIRLLGLPEQLRRYLQRLVPAERQAARALRPVLAQLAGVPMPARWLYETAERWQRELAAVQRVIEAPGTSVRLVVDPGPATARTVDSARAGLALHGLPLDVVIANRTLPTGSCDPWLAGFSGEQQTACKEIRDALGPVPLRELPNLGRAPRDAAELAGLGAPVPGAPAARPVPWVEDRLAQDAELVWRLPLPGAVKEQLSLVRRGDEVIVTAGPFRRALPLDGALRRCTVAGARLAEGELAVRFVPDPGLWPVPR
- a CDS encoding SRPBCC family protein, yielding MAEHTRSSITIDAAPAEVMGVIADFARYPEWTGEVKEAEVVSTDDQGRAEKVRLLLDAGAIKDEHTLSYEWVGAHEVRWSLVKSQMLRALDGSYHLAPLSGGERTEVTYQLTVDVKIPMLGMIKRKAEKVIIDRALDGLKKRVESGDAAGKG
- a CDS encoding metallophosphoesterase family protein, translating into MRGTRIHVVSDVHGNSQDLAKAGAGADALICLGDLVLFLDYADHSRGIFPELFGVEAADRVVALRTARRFAEAREFSRQLWAGVDQAAAIDTAVRRQYAELFAAFPTPTYATYGNVDIPQLWPEYAGPGTTVLDGQTVDIGGLVVGFVGGGLRTQMNTPYEIDDETYAAKVAALGEVDVLCSHIPPEVPELCYDTVARRFERGSAALLEAIHAVRPRYALFGHVHQPLAQRMRIGVTECVNVGHFNATGTPYALEW